From a single Gavia stellata isolate bGavSte3 chromosome 15, bGavSte3.hap2, whole genome shotgun sequence genomic region:
- the SLC7A6OS gene encoding probable RNA polymerase II nuclear localization protein SLC7A6OS, whose translation MERAAVLRVKRKRGGTEPAEALLLACKRLRTECGGAQPVERSLFKLVATVSSKNEPVQKYVQEVITRDKAAQSLRPSLGSTQRIIQELRSSKQVKRKENRYRVIASHRPNCTETAAPVINGEASIDGDRSDSEATEDASQKESGAVDKSSDCCGKFQLFDIVQEEEVVGGSSVTAANPQKTDPDVILCNAVEMIRERLNVSEDSKKEHSEKEDEYVYDIYYMETSAPGWIQNILSVQPYREEYELVDDDHVPVEIYEDEDDENDENNWRNDYPDEDEFLPEEDGDGEKESEESFSDEDQCYRRRTWNKYRQEVLQEFGYDEIQDLDSD comes from the exons ATGGAGCGGGCGGCGGTGCTGCGCGTCAAGCGGAAGCGCGGCGGGACGGAGCCGGCCGAGGCGCTGCTCCTCGCCTGCAAGCGGCTGCGCACGGAGTGCGGCGGCGCCCAGCCCGTGGAGAGGAGCCTCTTCAAGCTGGTGGCGACCGTGTCCTCCAAG AATGAACCAGTTCAGAAATATGTTCAAGAAGTGATCACTCGAGACAAAGCAGCTCAAAGTCTGCGACCCTCTTTAGGAAGCACTCAGCGAATCATTCAGGAACTCCGCTCTTCCAAGCaagtgaaaaggaaggaaaaccgTTACCGTGTAATAGCCAGCCATCGACCTAACTGTACTGAAACAGCTGCACCTGTCATAAATGGCGAGGCATCGATTGATGGTGACAGATCAGACTCTGAAGCAACGGAAGATGCTTCACAAAAGGAGAGCGGTGCTGTGGATAAGAGCTCGGACTGCTGTGGGAAGTTCCAGTTGTTTGATATTGTACAAGAAGAGGAGGTGGTGGGAGGCTCCAGCGTAACTGCTGCAAACCCACAG aagACTGATCCAGATGTGATTCTTTGCAATGCAGTAGAGATGATCCGTGAGCGTTTAAATGTATCTGAAGATAGTAAAAAAGAACACAGTGAGAAAGAAGATGAGTATGTTTATGATATCTACTATATGGAAACATCAGCCCCTGGTTGGATCCAAAATATCCTTTCTGTACAGCCCTATAGAGAAGAATATGAACTG GTAGATGATGATCATGTTCCAGTGGAAATATatgaagatgaagatgatgaaaatgatgaaaataacTGGCGTAATGATTATCCTGATGAAGATGAATTCTTACCTGAGGAAGATGGTGATGGAGAAAAAG AGTCTGAAGAGAGCTTCAGTGATGAGGACCAATGTTACAGGAGAAGAACATGGAACAAATACCGACAGGAGGTTCTACAGGAATTTGGATATGATGAGATCCAGGATTTGGATTCTGACTGA